In Bremerella alba, one DNA window encodes the following:
- a CDS encoding DNA gyrase subunit B: MTESNEPQDQPPGDIENKEAAKQAEQAKAKSEYGASDLEHLSDLEHVRERPSMYIGDRSTRGFHHLVYEVVDNSIDEAMAEFATSVIVTIHNDNSVTAEDDGRGIPVDRHPQLSEQVGRDVSTLEGVMTVLKFGGKFSKGAYQTSGGLHGVGVTVVNFLSEWCEVEVYRDGFVWQQEYERGVPQGPVQKGQPTKKRGTKTTFKPDSQIFNVSKFNHDMLAKRLQELAFLNKGVKIIFIDERTQEKDEFLYEQGIIEYIAHLNRSTNALHPDVIYLNGVTSGVGYEIALQYSEEYTENLHSYVNNINTHEGGTHVSGFKTALTRTLNNYAKKENMIKDLALSGDDFREGLTGIINTRVPEPQFEGQTKTKLGNSEVESYINSGFGEFFAKYLEENPKVAKIIVRKALLAGQAREAARKARDLLRNRKDALSGGGLPGKLRDCISKEMERCELYLVEGDSAGGSAEGGRLRDFQAILPLRGKIINTYKAREDKVLANEEVRSMIQAIGVGIGIDQDINKRRYNKVVIMTDADVDGSHIRTLLLSFFYRQMNELVAGGHVYVAQPPLFRVVHKKNIWYVQTEEEMKNQLLDNGLADCAFVDDNGDVIEGEKMEKLCRSLAPLEEAIVALERRGIGLKIHAVRQDPVSQKLPVFHLVMGREEHWFSSKKDLDAFLNERGLDVEPDTKIPDEGEVVDGEVLSAEPDTNGQPKEEEPEIEAPHIAELHEVRTINIKLGEIAELGFDIQALIPQERTGSTESRYKLRRGETETGLEDLRGLLAAVRSAGERGMQVTRFKGLGEMNAEELRETTLDPQNRTLMQVTMSDATAADDMFRILMGDKVEPRREFIEKHALDVRNLDV, translated from the coding sequence ATGACCGAATCGAACGAACCTCAAGATCAGCCGCCTGGGGACATCGAAAACAAGGAAGCCGCAAAGCAGGCCGAACAGGCCAAGGCCAAATCGGAATACGGCGCGAGCGATCTCGAGCACCTTTCCGACTTGGAACACGTTCGTGAACGCCCGAGTATGTACATCGGCGACCGCTCGACGCGTGGTTTCCATCACCTGGTGTACGAAGTGGTCGATAACTCGATCGACGAAGCGATGGCCGAATTCGCTACCAGCGTGATCGTGACGATTCACAACGATAACTCGGTCACGGCAGAAGATGACGGTCGCGGCATTCCGGTCGACCGTCACCCGCAGCTTTCCGAACAAGTCGGCCGCGACGTCTCGACCCTGGAAGGGGTGATGACGGTGCTGAAGTTCGGCGGCAAGTTCAGCAAGGGTGCCTACCAAACCTCGGGTGGTTTGCACGGCGTGGGCGTGACGGTGGTGAACTTCCTGTCCGAGTGGTGCGAAGTGGAAGTCTACCGCGATGGCTTCGTCTGGCAGCAGGAATACGAGCGTGGCGTGCCTCAGGGGCCCGTTCAAAAAGGCCAGCCGACTAAGAAACGCGGCACTAAAACGACGTTCAAGCCTGACAGCCAGATCTTTAATGTCAGCAAGTTCAATCACGATATGTTGGCCAAACGCCTGCAGGAACTGGCCTTCCTGAACAAGGGCGTCAAAATCATCTTCATCGATGAACGCACGCAGGAAAAAGACGAGTTCCTCTACGAGCAAGGCATCATCGAATACATCGCGCATCTCAACCGGTCGACCAACGCGCTGCATCCTGATGTGATTTACCTGAACGGAGTGACCTCAGGGGTCGGCTACGAAATCGCTTTGCAGTACAGCGAAGAGTACACCGAGAATCTCCATTCGTACGTGAATAACATCAACACGCACGAAGGGGGTACGCATGTGTCGGGTTTCAAGACGGCCCTGACGCGGACGCTGAACAACTACGCGAAGAAGGAGAACATGATCAAGGACCTGGCCTTGTCCGGCGATGACTTCCGGGAAGGTTTGACAGGGATCATCAATACTCGCGTGCCAGAGCCGCAGTTTGAAGGACAAACTAAAACCAAACTGGGCAACAGCGAAGTCGAAAGCTATATCAACTCTGGATTCGGCGAGTTCTTCGCGAAGTACCTGGAAGAGAATCCGAAGGTTGCCAAGATCATCGTTCGCAAGGCGCTTCTGGCCGGGCAAGCACGCGAAGCGGCTCGTAAAGCACGCGATCTGCTGCGAAACCGAAAGGACGCCCTCAGCGGTGGCGGTCTGCCAGGCAAGCTTCGCGATTGCATCAGCAAAGAGATGGAGCGATGCGAACTGTACCTGGTGGAAGGTGACTCGGCCGGTGGTTCGGCCGAAGGGGGACGCCTGCGAGACTTTCAGGCCATCTTGCCGCTGCGAGGTAAGATCATCAACACCTACAAGGCCCGCGAAGATAAAGTGCTGGCCAACGAAGAAGTCCGCAGCATGATCCAAGCCATCGGCGTGGGCATTGGGATCGACCAGGACATCAACAAGCGTCGGTACAACAAAGTGGTGATCATGACCGATGCCGACGTCGACGGCTCGCATATTCGCACGCTGTTGTTGTCGTTCTTCTATCGCCAGATGAACGAACTGGTCGCCGGCGGGCACGTCTATGTCGCCCAGCCGCCGCTGTTCCGCGTGGTGCATAAGAAGAACATTTGGTACGTCCAGACCGAAGAGGAAATGAAGAACCAGCTGCTGGACAATGGTCTGGCCGACTGTGCTTTCGTGGACGATAACGGCGACGTCATCGAAGGCGAAAAGATGGAAAAGCTTTGCCGCTCACTTGCTCCGCTGGAAGAAGCGATCGTTGCGTTGGAACGACGCGGCATCGGCCTCAAGATTCACGCGGTGCGTCAAGACCCGGTCAGCCAGAAGTTGCCGGTCTTCCACTTGGTGATGGGTCGTGAAGAACATTGGTTCTCGTCGAAGAAAGACCTTGATGCTTTCCTGAACGAGCGCGGTCTTGATGTCGAACCGGACACGAAGATTCCTGACGAAGGCGAAGTGGTCGACGGGGAAGTGCTCAGCGCAGAACCAGATACCAACGGTCAGCCGAAGGAAGAAGAACCCGAGATCGAAGCACCCCACATCGCCGAACTGCATGAAGTGCGGACGATCAACATCAAGCTGGGAGAGATCGCCGAACTGGGCTTCGATATCCAGGCCCTCATCCCGCAAGAACGCACCGGCAGTACCGAGTCGCGCTATAAGCTGCGTCGCGGTGAAACAGAAACGGGCCTGGAAGACCTGCGAGGTCTTCTAGCCGCCGTCCGATCGGCCGGTGAACGCGGCATGCAGGTAACTCGCTTTAAAGGTCTGGGCGAAATGAACGCGGAAGAACTTCGCGAAACGACCCTCGACCCACAAAACCGAACCTTGATGCAGGTCACCATGAGCG
- a CDS encoding DUF721 domain-containing protein, with product MSQRQPGKLQSIKGTLAQLMVQKGYAQVQTADATQKAWDVAAGQRLAEHSVAGNVQRGTLLVMVANSTISQMISFQKPKILKSLQEQLPDHGITDLKIKVGRID from the coding sequence ATGAGCCAACGCCAGCCCGGCAAATTGCAATCGATCAAAGGAACCTTGGCCCAGTTGATGGTCCAGAAGGGTTACGCCCAGGTTCAGACGGCCGATGCCACGCAAAAGGCCTGGGACGTGGCTGCTGGCCAGCGACTGGCCGAGCATAGCGTGGCCGGCAATGTGCAGCGTGGCACCCTGTTGGTGATGGTCGCCAACTCGACAATCAGCCAGATGATTAGTTTCCAGAAGCCAAAGATCCTCAAGTCCTTGCAGGAACAACTGCCCGATCACGGCATTACCGATTTGAAAATTAAAGTAGGGCGGATTGATTAG
- the dnaN gene encoding DNA polymerase III subunit beta, protein MKITFDREKFQTAFQTAAMVAPSRSPKPILQSVKLDATEKATILMATDMEIGVRIEVEGIEVEQPGSIVLPVARFGSILKEVRDERLSVQREESRTVVQAQHSKFTLSSEDPDEFPTVQTFAEGKYHEVSARVLKELIRRTLFATDTESGRYALGGILLELGEKSITAVATDGRRLAKMEGPATQVDGHGNSDAMTIIPSRAMQLIERSLTDLDATVQIASRTNDVLVKVGPATIYARLVEGRFPKWRDVLPEKREAALIEMSVGPAFAALRQAAIVTSDESRGIDFTFGHGSMILSSNTAEVGDSRVEIPIPYDGENVEITMDHRFVQDFYKVLGGENNFTLNIQNAESAALFSTDDNYDYVVMPLARDR, encoded by the coding sequence ATGAAAATCACGTTCGATCGCGAGAAGTTTCAAACAGCATTCCAGACGGCGGCCATGGTGGCACCTAGCCGCAGTCCTAAGCCAATTCTGCAAAGCGTTAAACTCGATGCCACCGAGAAGGCCACCATTTTGATGGCCACCGACATGGAGATCGGGGTGCGTATCGAGGTCGAAGGCATCGAAGTCGAGCAACCCGGCAGCATCGTTTTGCCAGTGGCTCGGTTTGGTTCTATCTTGAAGGAGGTTCGCGATGAGCGACTCAGCGTGCAGCGGGAAGAATCACGAACTGTCGTGCAAGCCCAGCACAGCAAGTTCACCCTGTCGAGCGAAGACCCCGACGAGTTTCCCACCGTGCAAACGTTCGCCGAGGGTAAATACCATGAAGTATCGGCTCGGGTTCTCAAAGAACTGATTCGCCGGACCCTCTTTGCCACCGATACCGAAAGCGGCCGTTACGCCCTGGGTGGTATCTTGCTGGAACTAGGCGAAAAGAGCATCACCGCGGTAGCAACCGATGGCCGCCGCCTGGCCAAGATGGAAGGCCCTGCCACGCAGGTTGATGGTCATGGTAATAGCGATGCGATGACAATCATCCCTTCGCGGGCCATGCAGTTGATCGAGCGCAGTCTGACCGACTTGGACGCTACGGTGCAGATTGCAAGCCGCACCAACGACGTGCTCGTCAAAGTTGGCCCAGCCACGATTTATGCCCGCCTGGTGGAAGGACGTTTCCCCAAGTGGCGCGATGTGCTTCCCGAGAAGCGCGAAGCGGCCCTAATCGAGATGTCGGTTGGCCCAGCGTTCGCCGCGCTTCGCCAGGCAGCTATTGTGACGTCCGACGAGAGCCGTGGGATCGACTTCACGTTCGGTCACGGCTCGATGATCCTTTCTAGCAACACGGCCGAGGTGGGAGATTCTCGCGTCGAGATTCCGATCCCTTACGACGGCGAGAATGTCGAGATCACGATGGACCACCGCTTCGTGCAAGACTTCTATAAAGTGCTGGGTGGCGAAAACAACTTCACCCTCAACATCCAGAACGCCGAAAGTGCTGCCCTGTTCAGTACAGACGACAACTACGACTACGTCGTCATGCCGTTGGCACGCGATCGGTAA
- a CDS encoding DnaA/Hda family protein, whose translation MVTEIITIALPWVRQEDSAYNGSVKRSIEGLRPFVAGPENRMIQSAVEALKHDASQFSPVIIYGPSGSGKSHLLQGLTGVLVEKEPDLRVLSVTGSDFAREYGNALRQETASSTRTEFFGTDVLVIEDLHELLHFPSMQQVLLHLLDELERRGAAVLVSCRENPIGMEGFSVELRSRLSAGLLVPVVLPEQGTREVLIQGIATRHNRQITKMAAQKLAAAFPHGLLQLSGIVNRLIARTQVNQVIDTAIVDALLQSEHNTAKVSLRNIASMTAKYFRVKAADMKGSSRRQSIVQARSVAMLLARQLTEESLKAVGKHFGGRDHTTVMHAVSSMEAKLKKDIALREAVHELRESILQRSAG comes from the coding sequence GTGGTTACGGAGATCATCACCATTGCCTTGCCTTGGGTCCGCCAGGAGGATTCCGCCTACAATGGGTCGGTAAAACGATCTATTGAGGGGCTGCGTCCCTTTGTGGCAGGGCCGGAAAACCGCATGATTCAATCGGCGGTCGAGGCATTGAAGCACGACGCTTCGCAGTTCTCTCCGGTCATCATTTACGGTCCCAGTGGTTCTGGCAAGTCACACTTGCTGCAGGGCCTGACTGGGGTGCTGGTCGAAAAAGAGCCCGACTTGCGTGTTCTCTCGGTAACCGGCAGTGATTTTGCCCGCGAATATGGCAACGCCCTACGTCAAGAGACGGCCAGCAGCACGCGAACCGAGTTCTTCGGGACCGATGTGTTGGTGATCGAAGACCTGCACGAACTTTTGCACTTCCCGTCCATGCAACAGGTGCTTCTGCATTTGCTCGACGAACTCGAGCGGCGTGGTGCAGCGGTCTTGGTTTCGTGCCGAGAAAACCCAATTGGCATGGAAGGGTTTTCGGTCGAACTTCGCAGCCGCCTATCGGCCGGTTTGCTGGTGCCTGTGGTGCTGCCAGAGCAGGGGACCCGCGAGGTGCTGATTCAGGGGATCGCGACTCGGCATAATCGACAAATCACGAAGATGGCCGCACAGAAACTGGCCGCCGCTTTTCCGCATGGCCTGCTTCAGCTCAGTGGGATCGTGAACCGACTGATCGCCCGAACCCAGGTAAACCAAGTCATCGATACGGCGATCGTCGACGCATTGCTGCAAAGCGAGCACAACACGGCCAAGGTTAGCCTGCGTAATATTGCCAGCATGACGGCCAAGTACTTCCGTGTGAAAGCGGCCGACATGAAGGGGAGTTCACGGCGGCAAAGTATTGTCCAAGCCCGCAGCGTCGCCATGCTGCTGGCTCGGCAGCTCACCGAAGAAAGCTTAAAGGCAGTCGGAAAACATTTCGGCGGCCGCGACCATACCACCGTGATGCATGCGGTGAGCAGTATGGAAGCCAAACTCAAGAAGGATATCGCTCTGAGAGAAGCCGTGCACGAACTGCGAGAGAGCATCTTGCAGCGCAGTGCGGGGTGA
- a CDS encoding cysteine desulfurase family protein, with protein sequence MIYVDNNATTPMAVEVAQAMNQAYESAFFNPASQHQAGQKAHRRLDDARETILNNLGAETTRFASDRLVFTSGGTEANNLAVFGLGKQTAGQVIVSAIEHPSILEAADQLTSRGVKVRVLPVDDRGVVVFSELEAWLAEPTRLVSVMLGNNETGVLQPIPEISALCRQRKVPLHVDAVQGIGKIPVNFRDLGASAMTLTPHKFHGPRGVGALLLDDNVTLNPSMFGGSQQLAMRPGTESVELAIGFERSLQLAIETLPEAGPRMQALRDRLETLLLDLVGANEMVIIGQDSPRLPHTSNVAFPGIDRQALVMALDMAGVACSTGSACASGSSEPSPTLIAMGLAEDVISGSIRLSLSRFTTEPEVDEVASRISNCVKRLRRR encoded by the coding sequence GTGATTTACGTCGACAACAATGCGACAACGCCCATGGCCGTGGAAGTCGCTCAGGCCATGAATCAGGCCTATGAGTCGGCCTTCTTCAATCCGGCCAGCCAACATCAAGCGGGCCAAAAGGCGCATCGTCGGCTCGATGATGCACGCGAAACAATTCTCAATAACCTCGGTGCCGAAACGACCCGTTTTGCCAGCGATCGCCTGGTGTTTACCAGCGGTGGAACTGAAGCCAACAACCTGGCCGTGTTCGGATTGGGGAAGCAAACGGCTGGTCAGGTCATCGTCTCCGCCATCGAACATCCTTCGATTCTCGAAGCGGCCGACCAGTTAACCTCACGCGGGGTGAAAGTTCGCGTGCTGCCGGTAGACGATCGCGGGGTGGTCGTTTTCTCTGAGTTGGAAGCCTGGCTTGCCGAACCTACCCGGCTGGTGAGTGTGATGCTCGGGAACAACGAAACGGGCGTCCTGCAGCCGATCCCAGAGATTTCGGCCCTTTGTCGTCAGCGGAAAGTCCCCCTGCATGTCGATGCGGTGCAGGGAATTGGCAAAATACCCGTGAATTTCCGCGATTTAGGGGCCTCGGCGATGACCCTGACTCCTCATAAATTCCACGGTCCGCGGGGGGTCGGGGCACTGCTGCTCGACGACAACGTGACGCTGAACCCCAGCATGTTCGGCGGTTCGCAGCAGTTGGCAATGCGGCCTGGGACCGAGAGCGTGGAACTGGCGATCGGCTTTGAAAGATCGCTGCAACTGGCAATCGAAACCTTGCCGGAAGCCGGACCACGTATGCAGGCCCTGAGAGATCGCCTGGAAACGCTGCTGTTGGATCTGGTCGGCGCGAATGAGATGGTCATCATCGGCCAAGATTCCCCACGTCTTCCGCACACCTCGAACGTCGCCTTTCCAGGCATTGATCGCCAGGCCTTGGTGATGGCCTTGGACATGGCCGGGGTCGCCTGCAGCACCGGCTCGGCATGTGCGAGCGGGTCGTCCGAGCCGTCTCCTACGCTGATCGCGATGGGCCTTGCGGAAGATGTAATTTCGGGCTCAATTCGTTTAAGTTTGAGCCGCTTCACGACGGAGCCGGAGGTCGACGAAGTGGCAAGTCGTATCTCTAATTGTGTCAAAAGGTTACGTCGACGCTAA
- a CDS encoding universal stress protein, with the protein MIRSTLIALDNSPSSKIALDMAISFCQRYAANNENRIDCIHLSGVAVVDIPGIKTPTSLPIGAGAYKKHRDETLISEAKERAEEILRTFEARCNEAKIPHTSIRSEGLPYEQIEHHALRHDVILIGRDTNFHYETSEDVGATVRKLLVDNARPVIVYPQKLPDNHRVVIAYDGSATAAHALQMWTLLEIRSPQTEIHVVSISDQESKAMPRLEEAAQFLKFHGLSAQLHYVPKERRVVEMLAEKVLELSPRMVVLGAYGRGGFKETLFGSSTNKMLETANCPLFLYK; encoded by the coding sequence ATGATTCGCAGCACACTTATTGCCCTGGACAATTCCCCCTCCAGCAAGATCGCTTTAGATATGGCGATCTCCTTCTGCCAGCGCTATGCGGCCAACAACGAAAATCGGATCGACTGTATCCATCTGTCAGGCGTCGCCGTGGTAGACATCCCCGGAATTAAAACGCCGACTAGTTTGCCCATCGGTGCCGGGGCCTACAAGAAGCATCGCGATGAAACGCTCATTTCCGAAGCGAAGGAACGTGCGGAAGAGATCTTGCGCACGTTTGAAGCGCGTTGCAACGAAGCCAAGATCCCTCACACTTCCATCCGTAGTGAAGGCCTGCCGTACGAACAGATCGAACATCATGCGTTACGTCACGACGTAATCTTGATCGGCAGAGACACGAATTTTCACTACGAAACCAGCGAGGATGTCGGGGCGACAGTCCGCAAACTGTTAGTCGACAATGCCCGACCTGTCATCGTTTATCCGCAGAAGCTGCCTGACAACCATCGAGTCGTCATCGCCTACGACGGCAGTGCCACCGCGGCGCATGCGCTGCAAATGTGGACCCTCTTAGAAATCAGAAGCCCGCAAACCGAGATTCACGTGGTGAGTATTTCCGACCAGGAATCGAAAGCCATGCCACGCCTGGAAGAAGCGGCTCAGTTCCTGAAGTTCCATGGACTCAGTGCCCAGTTGCATTACGTTCCGAAAGAACGTCGCGTCGTCGAAATGCTGGCAGAAAAGGTTCTGGAATTGAGTCCTCGAATGGTGGTTTTGGGGGCCTATGGCCGTGGTGGATTCAAGGAAACCTTGTTTGGTTCGTCCACCAACAAGATGCTGGAAACGGCCAATTGTCCGCTGTTTCTTTATAAGTAA
- a CDS encoding DUF3592 domain-containing protein yields MLKETIVVLVMGGLNLIGLLIVGYGLRDLINAWRTTAWEKTSGRLTEATIEETVQKSSKAKRRVFEVKATYDYDVGGRPFQGNNITQSYIATSERDEHESLLDALRCIPSLNVYYDPLRPEKSTLIPGIDGGAFSRLAMGTMWLAATVGISGMILLIQGGDPELIRSISMG; encoded by the coding sequence ATGTTAAAAGAAACGATCGTGGTACTGGTGATGGGCGGCTTGAATTTGATTGGACTTCTGATCGTTGGCTACGGCTTGCGAGACTTGATCAACGCTTGGCGAACCACCGCGTGGGAGAAAACTTCAGGGCGTCTGACCGAGGCCACCATTGAAGAGACCGTGCAAAAAAGCAGCAAGGCCAAGCGTCGTGTGTTTGAAGTCAAAGCGACCTACGATTACGACGTTGGCGGACGCCCTTTTCAGGGGAATAACATTACCCAAAGCTATATCGCAACCAGTGAACGGGACGAGCACGAGTCACTGCTTGACGCGTTGAGGTGCATACCAAGTTTGAACGTTTATTATGACCCTCTTCGTCCCGAGAAAAGCACGCTCATTCCCGGCATCGACGGAGGGGCGTTCAGCCGGTTGGCCATGGGTACGATGTGGCTGGCCGCTACGGTCGGAATTTCGGGTATGATCCTCCTGATTCAAGGGGGAGATCCCGAGTTGATCCGAAGTATCTCGATGGGCTAA
- a CDS encoding DUF3592 domain-containing protein yields MSRLFTSLFVLVFVGFGVGILGYGIYQLDQASRTTQWPSVRGEILECKLRSHTSDHKETWACSVKYAYDVDGQFYEGDRIAYGYSGTNNKSMHSSLQKKLSRSRYVSVHYNPQNPSESSLATGIHRSGYLPVVFGGAWLAFCGGIFSLIFLDSSVKKLPERLARVNLRSLSSVH; encoded by the coding sequence ATGTCTAGATTATTCACGTCCCTGTTTGTGTTGGTCTTCGTCGGTTTTGGCGTTGGCATCCTGGGCTATGGGATCTATCAACTTGACCAGGCCAGTCGAACCACCCAGTGGCCGTCTGTCCGCGGTGAAATCCTTGAATGCAAACTGCGCTCGCACACCAGCGACCATAAAGAGACGTGGGCCTGCTCGGTGAAGTACGCCTACGATGTCGATGGGCAGTTCTACGAAGGGGACCGCATCGCCTATGGCTATAGCGGCACGAACAACAAGAGCATGCATTCGAGTTTGCAGAAGAAGCTCAGTCGATCACGATACGTTTCCGTCCATTACAACCCGCAAAACCCAAGCGAAAGTAGCTTGGCGACCGGCATCCATCGCAGTGGCTACCTACCGGTGGTCTTTGGTGGTGCCTGGCTGGCGTTTTGTGGCGGGATCTTCTCGTTGATCTTCCTCGACAGTTCGGTCAAGAAACTACCAGAGCGTCTGGCACGAGTGAATCTCCGATCCCTGAGTTCCGTTCACTAA
- a CDS encoding dihydrofolate reductase family protein, with protein sequence MRKIIYFVTASLDGFIARPNGAIDWLIQAEGTEDFGFSTFLESIDTVVQGRNTYEHVLTFGPYPYAEKRNFVFSRKLLQCQHAEVVRQPVSDFVRWIHSQPGKDVWLVGGGQLAASFLHVGAIDEIKVFIQPILLGEGLPLVAHIGRDTRLKVKHSHTFGQGLLQIDYDVLR encoded by the coding sequence GTGAGAAAGATCATCTATTTCGTTACGGCCAGCCTGGATGGATTCATCGCGCGGCCCAATGGAGCCATTGATTGGCTCATTCAAGCCGAGGGAACCGAGGACTTCGGGTTCTCGACGTTCCTTGAATCGATCGATACGGTCGTCCAGGGCCGCAACACGTACGAACACGTTCTGACCTTTGGTCCCTACCCTTATGCCGAGAAGCGGAACTTCGTCTTCTCGCGCAAATTGCTGCAATGCCAGCACGCGGAAGTGGTTCGCCAACCGGTGTCCGATTTCGTCCGCTGGATCCATTCGCAGCCGGGCAAGGATGTCTGGTTGGTGGGTGGCGGTCAGCTGGCCGCGTCGTTTCTGCACGTCGGTGCGATCGATGAAATCAAGGTCTTCATCCAACCCATACTGTTGGGCGAAGGCTTACCATTGGTTGCCCATATTGGTCGTGACACGCGGCTGAAAGTGAAGCATTCGCACACGTTCGGCCAGGGATTACTTCAAATCGACTACGACGTTTTGCGATAG